In Gopherus evgoodei ecotype Sinaloan lineage chromosome 7, rGopEvg1_v1.p, whole genome shotgun sequence, the sequence TCATTTGCAATTTATCTCCTGGAAGTCCGTTGTATAAATATCCTTATCTTAGCTGTCTGTTCGCTTTCTAGTGCCCATTTATAATAGTTGCTTTCTGCCTGTCCATTATTTACCTCTTAGTGCAAAGGCAGTACTAGTTAGGTCATGACTTTGCTTACTTGAAAGATGGGTATTTTCAGTGCTACTACTGTACAACTCCTCTTACAACATTCCTGGCCCAAACAAGGAAAATTCATCTCTAGTGACATTATAACAATTTTTGAGAGCGCATTTATTCTGGGGTTAATAGCATGAGTCCCACTGTCTGGATGTTTATAGATATCTTGTACAAAGACAGTTCTTCTCCATCAATGAGACTGTCACTCTACGCACTTTATAATTACAGCTACTGACGATCTCTATAGAGAAAATTAAACTGTACTCAACTGTAAGAGAAAATCTTTTACATTGATATGGCTCCTTTTATCCCCGATCTCTTCACAAATCACTAGAGACGGACACTGTTGGATTCAGAGATGTATTTGAATATCCACCAATTCAGGGTGTTTGGATCTGTGGGTTTTGGGGCCAATCTCTACGTACATCAactctgaaatgcagcccccaccccaactttcccgctagactgaaGGACAGCAACCAGCTGATATTCACCACATAAAAGGATGTTGGGGGAGTAAAGCTTGGCCAAGGACACCAGGGCAAACCATTTGCAGCCACAGTTAAATGCAGGCACAATCCCACAGGCCTCCTTATTTGTAGACACAATATTATGCCTCCCACAAATGGAGGCCCAATTGAGTCCTATTTTAAAGGTCAGGCCCTATTTATCTAGATGTGCCAAAACAGAAGCTTTGATTCACATTGGATCTACATACTGGAAAAAATGGCTATCTTTAATTAATGAGCCTGTGTGATTTTAGCACATGGAGATTTCAAAttactaaaaagaaaaggtatgATCTGACCTAAAGCTAAGGGAATTTCTGTGTCTTGCTAGCTATTACCTAATCAGCAAACATCTACTAACAGGCTATATTAGTGCTGTTAcacaaatatgcattttaaaactaTATACATTTTTCATGCTTTGAAAGTTCAATGGTGACTGTATACTCGTTCAAAGCTATGTTTCCTGCCTCCTCTATCTGCTGTCCTTTTTCTTGCCATCAATATTTGTCTTGAGCAATGGACATGTTCAAAAGATTTCCTTGCATATTGAGCCCTAGTCTGCCTTCAGTCTACGTGCTGAAATCCCAGGGACATCTCTAAAATGGCCCAACAGAATTATGCCGGAATTATACCTTCCAAAAATCATTTGCTTCTGGGCTGAACATTAACTTCAGAAATACAGGCTTTGTCCAGGACATGCTCTCTCAACCGTAACAGCAGATTCACTGGTCCAATGCTCTACCTGCAGCTTCCTCAGGTTGTAATGGAGGCAAAGCAGAAAGCAGGACACAATGAGATTTGACAAGTGTCTTGCCTTCCTTTAGTTTCCCTCCTCTCTGTAAACCAGGTTCCCACCCAATGAATATGCAAACAGCAAATATCCGAATCTAGTTAGCACCGGAACACAACACAGTTTGCTTCTGTGCAGAAATTAAATCTCCCTGGTGTTTGGTCGTTCAGTGGAGTCACTTAACGTAAGCACTGTGAAGATGGGCCAGGAAGAAGCAAACCAGAGCAGGAATCCAGGGGTAGTAACAGAGGAAGGTAATACTCACTGGCAGCATCTCTCTCATCCTGGAATTTTAATCCCTTCGCTCTCAGCACCACTACAGTGAGACGGCCCAGGTAGTCATTGTAGCTGAGAGAAAACTGGATATCGCCGTACTCTGAAGGAGGCTTTGGAAGCGGAAGGTCactattaaaatgcatttaaaaggCTTTCTTTTCAGTCAGATATATTGGAAAACAGTGATTTCTGCCACTTTAGGAACGGGAAATGAATTCTAGCATCTCTGTATTTCACTGCTGGGGTAATTGAAAGGAACAGTTGGCCACTAGTATAATTGCCTACATAGTGATTATTGCTCTATCGTTCTTTGCAGGAGATTTTGGCTTTATCCCTCCCAGTAAAACCTGCTTACCCTTATTCACATAAATAGTTATTTACATCAgtgaacaggatttggcccttctTTCTGGATCCTAGTCTCAGCTGTGCCTCCTATCCACCCAACACTATCAAGGTGTCATTTCCCACCCTGCCACCCCTATACACTCACtctctgcgccccccccccaaggcaggaagccatctcctcctcctcccagtcccccagcaccagcaggagtAATACTGTAACTCTGCATTGTAACAGGATGAAGTATTCTCAGAATTGTCACTAACCAAGTTTCTGGCTTTTCTGGGTTTACATAAATGGTGGTCAAACCGTCTTCTTGTGCTATGAAAGTATTACCCACTGAGTCATATTAACACACATGAAAAAGGTTTCCCTGAAGGCCAGCCAACAGCTTTCCTGCATTCCCATCCCTCCTCCTCATTTGGGATACAGCATTGTTCATCCTGCTTTGTGCTGGGCCTTTCTTGTGTCCCCATTAATTCATAACACAAGCAAACGGCAGCAGGTGTTTTTTCATTTAGCTTTTATGCCTCATCCTAGACATTGGGGAGATAGCTGTGTGCAGATGCAGCCTTTTCATTCCTGTGCTAAACACTGTGATGGGAAGCATTAAGTGTTATAGTGCTGCACATGACACTTCCCTCCCCCACGGTGCATGTTAAGACCTTTGGTAAACTCTAATCCCCTAGCTTTTAACAAAAACAATCCCATATTTGAtcttgccttcctctgcctcATCTGTGCCCATGTGCAGGTACTACATATGTGCTGTAAAACTCCCTGGTCTCCCCAgtaggccaaagctcaaaaacacaaaacagagtGGTATTTGCCTAATGAATTTACCCTTTAATTAATTGCCTACctccaggttttctgcttccAAATCTCTCCAAATTACTAGTTTGCTGTCACCAGTTAATGTctcatttttcaaaggaaaaatcaCTTGGCCTAGGAGATGATGCTTTTTCTGTTTATCGACATGGTAGACTGAGAATTTCAGAGTCCGTTGATACAATGTCTTACTAGAAACCTGTACAAAAGTAGGCAGAACATTTCAATATAACAATATAATTTATTACATAGCTCTGTAACTTATCATTACCATACATGTGATGCATATATCTCTGAAATATTTTAGGGCATGTAATTTCTGTACTTAAAATaggatatatatttatatttcttaTTAGCAAAATAGCTATGATAATCTGCATCCCAGTATGcccactgctgcttctggctTTTGAGGTTGTATTTTCTGTGTATAAATGCACTGAGAACTATGATAAACAtagacaaagagttctgtggtaccttatagactaacagatgtattggagcatgagcttttgtgggtgaatacccacttcgtcagatgcatgtcagttgCATGATGAAAtgaatattcacccacaaaaacttatgctccaatatgtctgttattctataaggtgccccaggactctttttcactttttacagatacagactaacattgctacccttctgatactatgATAAACataatatattataaaaaatCAGAAATGAAGATGCCAGTATCTATGCTACTTGGGACAAAATGGTGCAAACCAAATAGTGTAGATGAAATATCAAATAAGATTTGTTTGATTTAGCTTGTACATTTGTTGGGCTACAGGACCatctcttttgtgttttttacaGTGCCTAACATGAACACACACCCCTAATTGGCCCTGGcagcacaaataataataataaattgccTAACAGCTAGACAGCATTGTGACAATGTATGTGCTGGGAAAGGTCTGCCCTGAGATGACACAGACCTCCAGGCTACACAACCTAGTGATCTTGTTTCCCTGACATCCAGAGTGACACATCAGATGTACCATTCAAGTTAAAAGGCAAGtacctgaaaaataaaattttcatcAAACTGAGGGTTGAGTGTTTTGCGTTTGGTTTTGGACTGAAGGTAACGCCTTTCATCAGGCAGCAGATAAATTTTCACAAAGGGACTGCAGGAATCTGTAGGAGGGTGCAGTTTTCTAGCTTTAATCAAGGAGACGAGAAGCCTTTCAGCCTCTTGCTCATATTGCACTGAGAACCAAAGACGGCCAATGTTGCACTCAGAGAAGTCTGTCTCGCTCTTGTCTTCAGGGAACTTGTACAGCTCTGGGTTGATAGACCCTATGACATACGCTCCagctttgcaaaataaaaaacaaaaccaagcaagTTAACCTCAGACTACAGCAGTGTTTCTTACAGCTACTGCCTCTTTAGGGAAATCATGTAAAGCTCTTCTTTATTCACAGTTTATCTCTGTGTATAAATTCTGCATTTGAATTCCTTTTTCCTCAAAGATTGAGAAGAGTTTGTAGACTCATCTCTTTTCTTCTTAATATTGTTATGGAGGCTTCTGTAGTGATTCTGCTGTGGACAACTACTGGGGGAATGTAGCTGATGTTTGTTACAGCCCTCCAGAGTGCAGCATATGCTCCCTTCTGCAACTGGCCATGTCCGCCCCTTGTGGGAGATGCTAGCACTGACCAGACACTAGCCCCAAGCAGCCCTGGTGTTGTCCCTATTTCGAAGATTCAAGGAAAGACTTGTTTCTTGTGCTCTACCCTAGGCCTTGTACAACAGTGTAAGGGGTGGCCCCAGTCTAGCCCAATTCCTTTCTAAACATACAGTATAGTGTTTGGGGCTATTACTGAAGAATACCATAGTGTATCTACACTTTGTGATATTATATATTTAGATAAGCAATATCACTCCAGAGTGTGGCCAGATAACAATTGTAGGGTATAATATTTGCACCTCAAATGTGTTGCACAATACTCAAGCTTCCTTTCCAATAATCTGTCCCACCTTTGCAGTGTCATCATACCCAAGGAGTGAAAAGAACACCGGGGCCCAGACTCCGGAGTCACGTAGGGGTCACTGTCGTCCTGAACCTGCTCTCCATTTGTCAGGTTAAACCAGTCTCGCCCATGAAATTTTGGTGGAATGATGAACGGAACGCTTCTAGTTCTGCTCAGAATAACAACAAACAACTCTTCCAGTTTATCTAAGAAAACCAAACTCCATCAGAGAATAATACATTTAGTTGTAGTTCCATAGTTTTGCAGAAATTGTTTGTAGATGCATTAGTTCTTAGGTGGAAGTGATTCATAATGCAATACCCCTTGTTTAACCAATATAAAAATTATAGAAcgttatttatttgtatgagggtagcacctagaggtcccAGTCAGGGATTTGTGGCCCTCAATATGGTGGGCACCTTACATACAATAAACTGTCAGTCAgatcccctctccttctctttaATTAATgcttcaaagaaaaaaagaatcaatTTAACTTTTTTGTTTGGAGATTGAGCACATCAGAATTTGAGAACCAACAAAGTTATCCATGGTCCACATAAGTTTCATTTCCCTACCTTTTTATTGTTAAATTACATTCCATCATATACATCAGAAAAAAAGAATTACTGAACTGAGGTTGCAGTAACAGTCACTTACTCTAAAGGAATGAATTACACAGTATTTTACCTTTCCTACATGATTGatttcctcccctttccccacttCATT encodes:
- the LOC115655503 gene encoding synaptotagmin-15-like isoform X1, whose protein sequence is MYEQVAAVAGGVIGGILLLILIGIAAYLLWKKICLLPSYEELTNSVTPTHPDASLEDQTLTQPSSVIQPKSIRTRSVPFIIPPKFHGRDWFNLTNGEQVQDDSDPYVTPESGPRCSFHSLAGAYVIGSINPELYKFPEDKSETDFSECNIGRLWFSVQYEQEAERLLVSLIKARKLHPPTDSCSPFVKIYLLPDERRYLQSKTKRKTLNPQFDENFIFQVSSKTLYQRTLKFSVYHVDKQKKHHLLGQVIFPLKNETLTGDSKLVIWRDLEAENLEPPSEYGDIQFSLSYNDYLGRLTVVVLRAKGLKFQDERDAASVYIKVSLMNHNKFIKCKKTTAVLGSPNPVYNETFSFKADQMELDTASLSLSVLQSAEGDKTHLLGRVVVGPFMYTRGKELEHWNEMISKPKELVKRWHALCRNT
- the LOC115655503 gene encoding synaptotagmin-15-like isoform X2; this encodes MVAAVAGGVIGGILLLILIGIAAYLLWKKICLLPSYEELTNSVTPTHPDASLEDQTLTQPSSVIQPKSIRTRSVPFIIPPKFHGRDWFNLTNGEQVQDDSDPYVTPESGPRCSFHSLAGAYVIGSINPELYKFPEDKSETDFSECNIGRLWFSVQYEQEAERLLVSLIKARKLHPPTDSCSPFVKIYLLPDERRYLQSKTKRKTLNPQFDENFIFQVSSKTLYQRTLKFSVYHVDKQKKHHLLGQVIFPLKNETLTGDSKLVIWRDLEAENLEPPSEYGDIQFSLSYNDYLGRLTVVVLRAKGLKFQDERDAASVYIKVSLMNHNKFIKCKKTTAVLGSPNPVYNETFSFKADQMELDTASLSLSVLQSAEGDKTHLLGRVVVGPFMYTRGKELEHWNEMISKPKELVKRWHALCRNT